Proteins from one Scleropages formosus chromosome 14, fSclFor1.1, whole genome shotgun sequence genomic window:
- the LOC108926897 gene encoding E3 ubiquitin-protein ligase TRIM38-like, translating into MASAVSDHGNEGDCLSCLSLGSLNTKDRPSHQCKSNPFFRPRMSFHQKVAIKFKQLVDGALKKGLKLDAETSISKSGNEASTLDECKLLIRDLAEQLDRVLQHKSPLVLRGVKEDKYGEENFRQLVLEWATELSNLPDKHLRQAAAVKSSCTKSPVERSSEEQRKDTDPRIQVQEKRLKEAENILHGWAWKLRSMPKDSVCLGEDVCSVLHDLERQWKRGKLSNTLPVMDFIMWAVIQEQPEEGSAPQCWIKSKQRFSTAVSLKYIPDSVWNWILKAHAEVTLDPKTANPYLIMRDDRKSVKMDTIIESREKHRDGFHRAHHQYNGWCCILGTEGFTTGRHYWEVDVKGKRDWRIGVVKESAPRNGYVSLNTQSGYWTLRLQLGILTALTVPVTKFPKVVIPSKVGVYLDVEEGQLSFYDAERRSHIYTFNDTFTEKVYPVFGTIETDIALVIL; encoded by the exons ATGGCTTCAGCAGTATCAG ATCATGGAAATGAGGGCGATTGTCTCAGCTGTCTGAGCTTGGGAAGCCTGAATACGAAAGACAGACCATCACACCAGTGTAAATCAAATCCATTCTTTAGACCAAGGATGAGTTTCCATCAG AAAGTCGCCATCAAATTTAAGCAGTTAGTGGATGGAGCCCTCAAAAAAGGGCTGAAGCTG GACGCCGAAACATCAATCAGTAAATCTGGAAATGAAGCGTCCACTTTGGATGAGTGCAAACTGCTCATCAGAGATCTGGCAGAACAACTGGACAGGGTTCTCCAG CACAAGAGCCCACTTGTTCTCAGAGGGGTGAAAGAAGACAAATATGGTGAGGAGAACTTTCGACAGCTTGTTCTGGAGTGGGCCACCGAGCTGAGCAACTTGCCTGATAAACACCTGCGACAG GCAGCAGCAGTTAAAAGTTCATGCACAAAATCACCAGTAGAGAGGAGTTCTGAGGAGCAGAGGAAGGACACAGATCCCAGGATTCAAGTCCAGGAAAAGAGGCTGAAAGAGGCAGAGAACATTCTTCACGGATGGGCCTGGAAACTGCGGTCAATGCCAAAG GACTCTGTGTGTCTAGGGGAGGATGTGTGTTCAGTTCTCCATGATCTGGAGAGACAGTGGAAGAGGGGGAAGCTCTCCAACACACTGCCAGTCATGGACTTCATCATGTGGGCTGTGATTCAGGAGCAACCTGAGGAG GGCTCTGCTCCTCAGTGCTGGATCAAATCCAAGCAGAGGTTTAGTACTGCAG TATCACTGAAGTACATCCCTGATTCAG TGTGGAACTGGATTCTAAAAGCACATG CTGAGGTCACACTTGATCCCAAGACAGCAAATCCTTATCTTATAATGAGAGACGACAGAAAAAGCGTGAAAATGGACACCATCATAGAGAgcagagagaaacacagagaTGGTTTCCACAGAGCGCATCATCAGTACAATGGGTGGTGCTGCATACTGGGAACAGAGGGATTCACCACAGGGAGACATTACTGGGAGGTCGATGTTAAGGGAAAGAGAGACTGGAGAATAGGAGTGGTGAAGGAATCTGCCCCACGAAATGGTTATGTGAGTCTGAACACGCAGTCTGGATACTGGACCCTACGTCTCCAACTAGGGATCCTAACAGCCCTGACTGTTCCTGTCACTAAATTTCCCAAAGTGGTCATTCCTTCCAAGGTGGGGGTCTATCTAGATGTGGAGGAGGGTCAGCTCTCCTTTTATGATGCAGAGAGAAGGAGCCACATCTACACTTTCAATGACACCTTCACGGAGAAGGTTTATCCAGTATTTGGTACCATAGAAACAGACATCGCTCTTGTCATTCTGTAG
- the LOC108926898 gene encoding E3 ubiquitin-protein ligase TRIM39-like yields MVAQRLKEAQNILYRWAGMLKSKPKDSVCLGEDVCSVLHDLERQWKRGKLSNTLPVMDFIMWAVIQEQPEEGSAPQCWIRSRKMFRISEKKIPDSAWNWILEASAKMTLDPEKSDPDLILREDRKGMKMNTINESVDRDGFSTGRHQCDGWCCVLGTEGFTTERHYWEVDVKRKRDWRIGVVKESAPRRGFVSLNTQSGYWTLRLQLGMLTALTVPLTKFSEVVIPSKVGVYLDVEEGQLSFYDAERRSHIYTFNDTFTEKVYPVFGTIETDIALVIL; encoded by the exons ATGGTGGCACAGAGACTGAAAGAGGCACAAAACATCCTTTACCGGTGGGCCGGGATGCTGAAGTCGAAGCCAAAG GACTCTGTGTGTCTAGGGGAGGATGTGTGTTCAGTTCTCCATGATCTGGAGAGACAGTGGAAGAGGGGGAAGCTCTCCAACACACTGCCAGTCATGGACTTCATCATGTGGGCTGTGATTCAGGAGCAACCTGAGGAG GGCTCTGCTCCTCAGTGCTGGATCAGATCCAGGAAGATGTTCAGAATTTCAG AGAAGAAAATCCCAGATTCAG CGTGGAATTGGATTCTTGAAGCATCGG CCAAGATGACCCTGGATCCAGAGAAGTCAGATCCTGATCTCATTTTGAGAGAAGACAGAAAGGGTATGAAAATGAACACCATCAACGAGAGTGTGGACAGAGATGGGTTCTCTACAGGGAGGCATCAGTGCGATGGGTGGTGCTGTGTACTGGGAACAGAGGGATTCACCACAGAGAGACATTACTGGGAGGTCgatgttaagagaaagagagactggaGAATAGGAGTGGTGAAGGAATCTGCCCCACGGAGAGGCTTTGTGAGTCTGAACACGCAGTCTGGATACTGGACCCTACGTCTCCAACTAGGGATGCTAACAGCCCTGACTGTTCCTCTCACTAAATTCTCAGAGGTGGTCATTCCTTCCAAGGTGGGGGTCTATCTGGATGTGGAGGAGGGTCAACTTTCCTTTTATGATGCAGAGAGAAGGAGCCACATCTACACTTTCAATGACACCTTCACGGAGAAGGTTTATCCAGTATTTGGTACCATAGAAACAGACATCGCTCTTGTCATTCTGTAG